The segment ttaaattataccaCAATGGTTTTCCGGACAAAATTTAAGTACGCGAATGATGTCTTCATAATCTGCAAAGGTGAAGTtacattcaatatttaatcaaatgaaaatttaattaaaatcttcaaATTAATTCGTAAAAACTATTTGTAAAAACCTACATTTCCGAAAGCAGGcagagataaaagaaatattctgcCGGCGCTAATTTTCGCCGGGCTATTCGACATGGCGATGATCAAAATGAGATCTTGCATTGTCTTACCTGGCAAGCGGTACCACTCAATCATATAACAAGATATTCCGACGCTAGTACTCTAtagcaaataatatatatttatagcaatatctctatcataaataataaattataagcgaaattgattaataaatttctatagtgaccaatattttgttatattgaaaagattggaatattataaaatacctTTTCCATTAGAAGATTGCCAATATAGCATAGCAAGATCATATTAAACGTAAAGGCTATTAGTAGCATCGAATATGTTGCCAGaccaattttattattgtattgtaaatcctactaataacataaaaataccATAAACTCCTAGGAACTCAAACCAGACGTAGCAAGAACGTACcgctatacaaaggtattggaGCGAGCATATTAGCAACGTGGTACCAACAAAATCGAAAAAGCACACTTCCTGCAGAACCGTCTCAATCATTGCAGAAAATCTACAATAGTACGCGATATGTTTTTGGTCAGTATTAAGCAACGTTTTACTTTACCTTCGtactttaaaattcttatGTGATGTTTTACGATTTCCATCAGCCGAGTATTTGGGTTAGAACTTTTCTTGGAGAATGTTCCATCGACCAGATCATCTAATTGAGATATAACGACATCAATCTGTCCACAGACGTGTGTTGCGAACAGCGCAGCCAGCCCACAACACCCAACTGTCACAGAGATGCATATAAACGCGTATATGCATTGGAAAACGTACATGATTTCATATACGGGACTTTTTTGGGTGTCGAAAAGTCCACTATATATAGGATACACTAATATTCTGATTGTACGATTATTTTCCTTCAGGCTCATTCTCATTGCATACTGCATGATGGTAATGTAGCACATGCCAGCGCTATACATGAACACGGCACTGTATATGGTCAAATCTCGAccaatttttccatattttagCATAAGCATGCGATTTCTTTGAAACTCTACCTGTCAAATgatttttacatcttttatataaaaaaaacactCGTACTAAATCACATTTATAAGTGACTGGTCCAGAGAAGAAGTGGTGCTAgtgatacaattttaatttatgacaACTGTGAATAAAATTACATCTGAATGCAGAAAACTGCGTGCTTCTAGACAGTAAAATACTTTACTACACATGCAGTAGGTacagaaaacatttttcacGCCACGCcgttgtatattaaatttcgttttcgaatattttcatatgacTACAAAGATATGATATTATGAaactgaaatattatatttaatcatattatatattaaaatttttaaactcataaaaattattctagacaaatatgtatattacgtattttttctttccgtGTTTTTGTGCAAAATACACTTACATTGCCAGCCATAAGAACATATTAGGATATTtgctttatatataaaaaaatataatatttgatacaaATTGTGTGCTTctcattatttctattttccaattatttcataattttttaataattgcatATTCTATaaacttcttttttcattcataCTATATATCCCCTATGGTGTAACATATTAATTATCGTAAAATGTGATAAAGTTTTCTAATAAATGTACAAACAAGTGAATATCCTGATACTTAGAACCGGCAATGTCTATCACTTTTCCACTGAGTAATTCACATACACTTGCTCGACTGACCTGCTTCCAATCTGTCTGCACCCATTTGATACAGTATTCGATATCCAGTTTGCGCGCTATCAGAGCCCAATACTTCATCAGGTTGATTGAAGAATACCAAGCCAAGGAACAGAACCTCAGTCTCAATAAAGGATTCTTTTCTTCCAATATAATGTATAGCAAACACTGTACTATGGTGAAAAACGGCACAAGATTACTGAATCCGATTACAACTTTTGGCAAAAATTTGCCCATGCCTTTTAGCACAGTGGGCCATATTCCGATGCAATTCAGAATCCATTTATTGTGTTTCGTCACATAAATAATGTCTTCTTCGTAGTTTGTGTTTTGCGGTGGATCTGTCTGACGTCGAACGGAGAGATGCATATTCGCGGGCAGAACGAAAGCGATTGTTTACGACAGTTCAGGTGCATCGATTGTAAGGGCGATGAGCTTGCGCTCGTAATATCGCGTGCATGCATTTCTTGCAGCAATTCAATATCGATTATACTCAACAATGTAGCAAAAGTCTGTAATTGTAATGAATAGCTAACTGCTAACGGGTATAGAATCTAACTTTCTGTCTAGACTAGAGGATTTTAAccttccgaagttacggaacACATTTGATTGTAAGAGACATTTGTGGAACACTGAAATCTCTAATGCCACGAAACTAACAATAAAAGTAAGCATGCACAtatctttcattaaaaattatataggtATTACAGGTTACATAATACTGAAAAAagcaataatttaaaaaatattgtatttatgaaaaaagagttattttaattgtattctTTCGTAAAACTACTTTAAATTAATCTTGATTCCATACCTGAGCTTGTCGGTTTTCGtggattttaataatattagatcTAATATGTGATACTTCTTTCCTCATTTTTTCCcttatgttaataatattttaaatttttacattggTCGTTGTTGAGAAACTTGGCTGACACAAATATGATGGAGAAAACTTTTTAACAGGATGTTTAATGCCCTTGTGGAGATGGTTTGATATTCCGCTTGGATAAAAATCCAACTTTCATTTTGAAAGTACGTTCTGTTGACAAGCTAATcagttcttcttcttccgtgtaacaaaaatttgcaattcaaTGTATTAATTGTGCTAAATGGATTTCGTAACTCgtcataatttttatacttaaaGGAAGGAGATAACTTGTAATCTTCTCTTCcaatagcgttaaacgttatggtGGAAATAGTTCCCTCAACATTTTTAGTACG is part of the Bombus fervidus isolate BK054 chromosome 7, iyBomFerv1, whole genome shotgun sequence genome and harbors:
- the LOC139989063 gene encoding odorant receptor 10-like, translating into MHLSVRRQTDPPQNTNYEEDIIYVTKHNKWILNCIGIWPTVLKGMGKFLPKVVIGFSNLVPFFTIVQCLLYIILEEKNPLLRLRFCSLAWYSSINLMKYWALIARKLDIEYCIKWVQTDWKQVKFQRNRMLMLKYGKIGRDLTIYSAVFMYSAGMCYITIMQYAMRMSLKENNRTIRILVYPIYSGLFDTQKSPVYEIMYVFQCIYAFICISVTVGCCGLAALFATHVCGQIDVVISQLDDLVDGTFSKKSSNPNTRLMEIVKHHIRILKFSAMIETVLQEVCFFDFVGTTLLICSLQYLCIADLQYNNKIGLATYSMLLIAFTFNMILLCYIGNLLMEKSTSVGISCYMIEWYRLPGKTMQDLILIIAMSNSPAKISAGRIFLLSLPAFGNIMKTSFAYLNFVRKTIVV